Proteins encoded in a region of the Chryseobacterium piperi genome:
- a CDS encoding exosortase F system-associated membrane protein, whose amino-acid sequence MKMLNWFLVIIGIFGLISVRIFEDRIFYDPFLGYFHEADKSISFPSFEWGKLILGHLFRFILNLFFSCLIIHFLFKNKLWTIQGAVLIIIVFLITFPIYLYCIGDRFEIGYLFSFYMRRFVIQPLILLLIIPLFYYRKHTDLNRIN is encoded by the coding sequence ATGAAAATGCTTAATTGGTTTTTAGTTATTATCGGAATCTTTGGACTCATAAGCGTTCGGATTTTTGAAGACCGGATTTTTTATGATCCATTCCTGGGTTACTTTCATGAAGCAGATAAGAGTATTTCTTTTCCGTCATTTGAATGGGGAAAACTGATTCTTGGGCATTTGTTCAGATTTATTTTAAATCTATTTTTTTCTTGTCTTATTATTCATTTTTTATTTAAAAATAAGCTTTGGACTATTCAGGGAGCGGTATTAATCATTATTGTTTTCCTGATCACTTTCCCTATTTATCTTTATTGTATTGGGGATAGGTTTGAAATTGGCTATCTTTTTTCTTTTTATATGAGAAGATTCGTTATTCAACCGTTGATTTTACTTTTGATTATTCCACTGTTTTACTATAGGAAGCATACAGATCTGAATAGAATAAATTGA
- a CDS encoding nucleotidyltransferase family protein → MKALIFAAGKGTRLKPFTDHHPKALAKVNEVPLLERNIKYLKGFGIRDFVINIHHFGNQIVEFLQKNNNFDCNIEISDETNELLETGGGLIFARRFLDHGEDFLIMNADILTNINIDDLVIYHKKIKDFATLAVSDRESSRKLLFNDDMVLRGWLNVQTGEQRLAEFNKGFKALAFSGVHCINPNIFNKIKRTGKFSVMEEYLDLMQTEHIHGFVHDSLLIDVGRPESIIEAEKHFK, encoded by the coding sequence ATGAAAGCTTTAATTTTCGCAGCAGGAAAAGGAACACGCCTTAAACCTTTTACAGATCATCATCCTAAAGCGCTGGCTAAGGTAAACGAAGTTCCTTTATTGGAAAGAAATATCAAATACCTTAAAGGCTTTGGAATTAGAGATTTTGTAATTAATATTCACCATTTTGGGAATCAAATTGTTGAATTTCTTCAAAAAAACAACAATTTCGATTGCAATATTGAAATCTCTGATGAGACCAATGAGTTGCTGGAAACCGGGGGTGGTTTAATTTTTGCTAGAAGATTCCTTGATCATGGGGAAGATTTTTTAATCATGAATGCTGATATCCTAACCAATATAAATATTGATGATTTGGTTATATATCATAAAAAGATAAAAGATTTTGCTACATTAGCCGTATCAGATAGAGAAAGTTCAAGAAAATTGCTCTTTAATGATGATATGGTATTAAGAGGATGGCTGAATGTACAAACCGGAGAACAAAGGCTTGCTGAATTTAACAAAGGATTTAAGGCACTGGCTTTTAGTGGCGTACATTGCATCAACCCCAATATCTTTAATAAAATAAAAAGAACAGGTAAATTCTCAGTTATGGAAGAATATCTGGATCTTATGCAAACCGAACATATACACGGTTTTGTGCACGACAGTCTTTTGATAGACGTCGGGAGACCAGAGTCTATAATTGAAGCCGAAAAACATTTTAAATAA
- a CDS encoding cation diffusion facilitator family transporter, producing the protein MKIQNTNKDKIGFQRWIAAFGIILFIGKIIAWKLTNSDAVFSDAMESIVNVISAFMGLYSLHLAAKPKDEDHPYGHGKVEFVTSGIEGALIAIAGIMIIYEGVHSLIVGKTLDKLDWGIAIIAATAVVNYLLGYISIKRGKAESSLVLISSGKHLQSDTITTLGVVMSLIVVYFTKIYWLDSVVALIFGAYIIFVGYKIVRKSLSGIMDEQDPEILNHIVQILESNRKTEWIDVHNMKIQQFGSSLHIDAHITLPWYYSLREAHKEMENVILLLAKNVKRNIEFNFHMDDCRTVSCPVCQIKDCPVRERDFVKRVEWTPENVTLEIKHTVE; encoded by the coding sequence ATGAAGATTCAAAATACAAATAAAGATAAGATAGGATTTCAAAGGTGGATTGCAGCTTTTGGGATCATCCTGTTTATTGGAAAAATAATAGCCTGGAAACTGACCAATTCGGATGCGGTTTTTTCTGATGCTATGGAGAGTATTGTTAATGTAATTAGCGCATTTATGGGGCTCTATTCTTTGCATCTGGCTGCCAAACCTAAGGATGAAGACCATCCTTACGGGCACGGAAAAGTAGAATTCGTAACCTCCGGGATAGAAGGAGCTTTAATTGCTATTGCCGGAATCATGATTATTTATGAAGGGGTTCATAGTTTAATTGTCGGCAAAACTCTTGATAAATTAGATTGGGGAATTGCTATTATCGCTGCAACAGCAGTGGTTAATTATTTGTTAGGATACATTTCTATTAAAAGAGGAAAAGCAGAGAGTTCTCTGGTTCTTATCTCCTCTGGAAAACATCTGCAGTCTGATACCATTACAACACTTGGTGTTGTAATGAGTTTAATCGTAGTATATTTTACCAAAATTTATTGGCTAGACTCTGTCGTTGCTCTTATTTTTGGGGCGTATATCATTTTTGTAGGATACAAAATTGTTCGAAAATCATTAAGCGGTATTATGGACGAGCAGGATCCTGAAATTTTAAATCATATCGTTCAGATCCTTGAGAGTAACAGAAAAACAGAATGGATAGATGTCCACAATATGAAAATTCAACAGTTTGGGTCCTCACTTCATATTGATGCTCACATTACGCTTCCCTGGTATTACAGCCTACGTGAAGCCCATAAAGAAATGGAAAATGTCATTCTTCTTTTAGCTAAAAATGTGAAGCGTAATATAGAATTCAACTTTCATATGGATGACTGCAGAACAGTTTCTTGTCCGGTTTGCCAGATTAAAGATTGCCCGGTTCGCGAAAGGGATTTCGTAAAAAGAGTGGAATGGACTCCTGAAAATGTCACCCTTGAAATTAAGCATACGGTGGAATAA
- a CDS encoding RapZ C-terminal domain-containing protein has product MLHIDIHSFSYKKGGIPKDNTGNGGGFTFDCRGILNPGRVEEYKSQTGNDIGVQEFLETQTEMPKFLELVENLVSINIDNYLARGFENLQINFGCTGGQHRSVYSAIKIAEFIREKYPEGIEINLHHDEQHHLNISNK; this is encoded by the coding sequence ATGCTACACATCGATATACACAGCTTTTCGTACAAAAAAGGAGGAATACCCAAGGATAACACCGGAAATGGAGGCGGATTTACATTTGATTGCAGAGGGATTCTTAATCCTGGAAGAGTCGAGGAATATAAAAGTCAAACCGGAAACGATATTGGTGTTCAGGAGTTTTTAGAAACTCAAACTGAAATGCCAAAATTTTTAGAACTGGTGGAAAACCTTGTGTCTATCAATATTGATAATTATCTGGCAAGAGGGTTCGAAAATCTTCAAATTAACTTCGGATGTACAGGAGGCCAACACAGATCTGTATATTCTGCTATAAAAATTGCTGAGTTTATTCGTGAAAAATATCCTGAAGGTATAGAAATCAACCTTCATCATGATGAACAGCACCACCTTAACATCAGTAATAAGTAA
- the xrtF gene encoding exosortase family protein XrtF produces MLKDFKPVLSILLRFIAIYLVLLLGYQLYLNAFKTTGLDPFSRMIAEQVRHIQNSFNYPTQLYNDIPKEQVWFYVRTTYVTRMVEGCNAISVMILFLSFVFAFYKGAKTFVFAFLGLVILYIMNVLRIVGLNIVVSDFRSYEKISHDFIFPAVIYGTVVVLWLIWIKFFALKNENA; encoded by the coding sequence ATGCTAAAGGATTTTAAGCCAGTTTTAAGTATTCTATTGAGATTCATCGCCATTTATCTGGTGCTGCTTTTGGGCTATCAGCTATATCTTAACGCTTTTAAAACGACGGGGCTGGATCCTTTTTCACGGATGATTGCCGAACAGGTGAGGCATATCCAGAATTCATTTAATTATCCAACCCAGCTTTATAACGATATTCCTAAGGAGCAGGTGTGGTTTTATGTAAGAACTACCTATGTAACCCGAATGGTAGAAGGCTGTAATGCGATTTCAGTGATGATTTTATTTCTATCATTTGTTTTTGCCTTTTATAAAGGTGCCAAGACTTTTGTTTTTGCCTTCTTGGGCTTGGTTATACTCTATATTATGAATGTTTTGAGAATTGTAGGTCTGAATATAGTCGTAAGTGATTTTAGATCCTATGAAAAGATTTCGCATGATTTTATTTTCCCTGCCGTGATCTACGGAACAGTAGTGGTACTTTGGCTAATCTGGATTAAATTTTTTGCTTTGAAAAATGAAAATGCTTAA
- a CDS encoding aminoglycoside phosphotransferase family protein, producing the protein MTSENAQRFFEKYTGKKSSEFVTLAQSGSARVNFWAKTDNKKYIITYNENVQENETFIYYSKIFSQLNLNTPTIYIISEDRKLYVQEFLGENTLSEIISKEGLSQKVQTLVKQTLEKLYQLQTQTKDKIDFTKTFEYENYDELPVIHDLYYFKNFIADVLELEYHKGTLLKEFKKIAILIENLEPKGIMIRDFQARNIMVNDNNHVSFIDYQSAMKGPLIYDVISFLYQAKANFPEDFKNNMLEYYIQQFDNEEIQNQLKDSVKPIQMMRFIQVLGAYGFRGLIQRKQHFIASIERGIENITQFAQNWENMKDYPELKNVIQQLVLEKTTLKINEILNH; encoded by the coding sequence ATGACTTCTGAAAACGCACAACGATTTTTTGAAAAGTACACTGGTAAAAAATCTTCTGAGTTCGTCACTTTGGCTCAAAGCGGTTCCGCGAGGGTGAATTTTTGGGCAAAAACAGATAATAAAAAGTACATTATTACCTATAATGAAAATGTTCAGGAGAATGAAACTTTTATTTATTATTCAAAAATTTTCTCACAGCTAAACCTTAATACTCCTACGATCTATATTATTTCTGAAGACAGAAAATTATATGTCCAGGAATTTCTTGGAGAAAATACCCTTTCTGAAATCATCTCAAAAGAGGGGTTGTCTCAAAAGGTACAGACTTTGGTCAAGCAAACCCTGGAAAAGCTTTATCAACTACAGACTCAAACAAAAGATAAGATAGATTTTACAAAAACTTTTGAATATGAAAATTATGATGAACTTCCTGTGATTCATGATTTGTATTATTTCAAAAACTTTATAGCCGATGTCCTGGAGCTGGAATACCATAAAGGTACGCTCTTAAAAGAATTCAAAAAAATTGCAATACTCATTGAAAACCTTGAACCCAAAGGAATTATGATCCGGGATTTCCAGGCCAGAAACATTATGGTCAATGACAATAATCACGTTTCATTTATCGATTATCAATCGGCAATGAAAGGACCTCTGATCTATGATGTCATCTCTTTTCTATATCAGGCTAAAGCCAACTTTCCTGAGGATTTTAAAAATAACATGCTTGAATATTATATTCAACAATTTGACAATGAAGAAATTCAGAATCAACTAAAAGACTCGGTAAAGCCAATTCAAATGATGAGATTTATTCAGGTTTTGGGAGCTTATGGATTTAGAGGTCTGATTCAGAGAAAACAACATTTTATAGCAAGTATTGAAAGGGGGATAGAAAATATAACACAATTTGCTCAAAATTGGGAGAATATGAAAGATTACCCCGAGCTTAAAAATGTTATCCAGCAATTAGTCCTAGAGAAAACTACCTTAAAAATTAATGAAATTTTAAACCATTAA